A single Leptidea sinapis chromosome 2, ilLepSina1.1, whole genome shotgun sequence DNA region contains:
- the LOC126978060 gene encoding UPF0547 protein C16orf87 homolog, which produces MGKNKMIAKSCPKCEMQVAVASKSCKCGHTFFAARRGADVLPVVEDIRRRTGRVRRSQPQFYDAQDYQKQKKKSPKKRSDDDYKIKEKSESATARARRRRALRRAQREPQQSDRTRDPTPQLRPAQLARCKLILSEINRKMRAVTWQPPTNE; this is translated from the exons ATgggtaaaaataaaatgatcgcGAAAAGCTGTCCGAAATGCGAAATGCAG GTGGCTGTTGCTTCTAAGTCCTGCAAATGCGGGCACACATTCTTCGCAGCTCGCCGCGGAGCTGACGTCCTTCCGGTGGTGGAAGACATCAGGAGGAGAACAGGGAGAGTGAGAAGGTCACAGCCGCAGTTCTACGACGCGCAGGACTATCAGAAGCAGAAGAAGAAA tCCCCGAAAAAGCGATCGGACGATGACTACAAGATTAAGGAGAAAAGTGAGTCCG CGACAGCAAGAGCTAGAAGACGTCGGGCCCTACGTAGGGCCCAGCGGGAGCCCCAACAGAGCGACAGAACGAGAGACCCGACACCACAGCTGCGCCCCGCCCAGTTAGCGAGATGTAAACTTATCTTGTCGGAAATTAATAGGAAAATGCGCGCTGTTACCTGGCAACCTCCAACGAACGAGTAG